Proteins from a genomic interval of Alkalispirochaeta americana:
- a CDS encoding response regulator, whose product MKRGLIVDDAAIMRVRLRDILEEAFQIVAEAGDGAEAVRMYENHRPDFVTLDISMPHQSGVIALEKIRALDSEAKIVMVSAVGQKRQVIEALQKGASDFIIKPFESDRVLQAVNRLFQ is encoded by the coding sequence ATGAAACGCGGGTTGATCGTCGACGATGCAGCGATCATGCGGGTCCGTCTGCGGGATATCCTGGAAGAAGCCTTTCAGATTGTGGCCGAGGCAGGTGACGGTGCCGAGGCGGTGCGGATGTACGAGAACCACCGCCCCGATTTTGTAACTCTCGATATCTCCATGCCCCACCAGAGCGGAGTGATCGCTCTGGAAAAGATCCGCGCCCTGGATTCGGAGGCCAAAATTGTGATGGTCAGTGCTGTTGGCCAGAAACGGCAGGTGATCGAGGCCCTGCAGAAGGGCGCCTCGGACTTTATCATCAAGCCCTTCGAGAGTGACCGGGTACTCCAGGCGGTGAACCGGCTTTTTCAGTAA
- a CDS encoding [Fe-Fe] hydrogenase large subunit C-terminal domain-containing protein, with amino-acid sequence MESLSPVIATDDTRCVNCHRCISVCPVKYCINGSADAVAVNHEACIGCGSCIAVCRHGARTPLDQAGAFFADLRARIPLVVLVAPSVASVFPGNYLRLNGFLRSLGAAAVFDVSFGAELTARSYVDYLEREQPKTLLAQPCPAIVSYIELLRPELLPYLAPLESPMGHTARMIRRFYPDYADHRIAALSPCLAKKREFEETGLIDYNVTFASLATYLENTGISLADYNREPYTSPPAERGVLFSSPGGLLRTVAREKPGVAEGVRKIEGPDQVYPYLNQLEEVLAAGDNPLLVDCLNCSLGCNGGPGTTSGNRSIDLLEAPLEARLREHTGGTPADPAAIRQLVDQYWEPGLYHRTYQDRSEYALLSEPSPEEMEEILREMHKYGPEDIYHCSSCGYNDCYAMAKAIFNGINRPQNCHFFQKKEINRLHDDQKRTMEEMIEQQKEYVRQRTRSIQSLLDFSGQGFLSFGSDLRVRPEYSRECHEIFGKEIEGENLAALLYDNSRDREDLADALALIFNGASTADVVFGLLDKELVIREKQIEIDYRAIDHTVIMCSLVDVTEQRMLEEQITRVNQLREMLLAVVINRDQFAALVREADRLFELLNALVARGLDQAPHHALEGALREVHTFKANAAYLKLRKTEAAAHALEDALNDFMILADAPSVQEGLEELSGQYRQELFMVKENLGAEWIAPDETLVIPRLQLLELEHQLQEGELHPGVLADHLRKLQMVPFAPLVDRLRRLAQDLASGRGKRLADLQFQGDNFLLDRENYEALSHAATHLLRNMVDHGIERPHQRERAGKPAQGQITLGCTVEKGAVSLSFEDDGAGFDIEAIGKIAREKGLIQADAQLDTTNLLKLVFSSGFSTAGQVSAVSGRGVGLAAVKEEVKGLGGRLFLKTRLGKGSRFTIVIPLQKGVQEAS; translated from the coding sequence ATGGAAAGCTTGAGCCCTGTCATCGCCACCGATGACACACGGTGTGTCAACTGTCACCGTTGCATCTCGGTGTGTCCGGTAAAGTACTGTATCAACGGCAGCGCCGATGCCGTTGCCGTGAATCACGAAGCCTGCATCGGCTGTGGAAGCTGCATCGCCGTATGCCGCCACGGAGCGCGTACGCCCCTTGATCAGGCCGGGGCATTTTTTGCCGACCTTCGGGCCCGGATCCCCCTGGTGGTTCTGGTGGCACCCTCGGTAGCCTCGGTATTTCCCGGGAACTATCTGCGCCTGAACGGATTCCTCCGCTCCCTGGGAGCGGCTGCCGTCTTCGATGTGAGTTTTGGTGCAGAACTCACGGCTCGCTCCTACGTGGATTATCTGGAGCGGGAGCAGCCAAAAACGCTCCTGGCCCAACCCTGTCCGGCGATCGTCTCCTACATTGAGCTCCTTCGTCCCGAGCTCCTGCCCTATCTTGCTCCTCTGGAGAGCCCCATGGGCCACACCGCCAGGATGATCCGCCGGTTTTACCCCGACTACGCCGATCACCGGATCGCCGCGCTCTCGCCCTGTCTGGCCAAGAAACGGGAGTTCGAGGAAACGGGGCTGATCGACTACAACGTAACCTTTGCCTCGCTGGCGACCTATCTGGAAAACACCGGAATATCCCTGGCCGATTACAACCGGGAACCCTACACAAGCCCGCCCGCCGAACGGGGAGTTCTCTTTTCCTCTCCCGGAGGACTTCTGCGGACGGTGGCACGGGAAAAACCCGGAGTGGCAGAAGGGGTCAGAAAGATCGAAGGGCCCGACCAGGTCTATCCCTATCTGAATCAGCTTGAAGAGGTCCTGGCGGCGGGAGACAATCCCCTCCTGGTGGACTGTCTGAACTGCTCCCTGGGGTGCAACGGCGGGCCCGGCACGACCTCGGGAAACCGTTCCATCGATCTTCTGGAAGCACCCCTGGAAGCACGCCTTCGCGAGCATACGGGCGGTACCCCCGCCGACCCGGCGGCGATCAGGCAGCTCGTGGACCAGTATTGGGAGCCCGGTCTCTACCACCGAACCTACCAGGACCGCAGCGAGTATGCCCTTCTCTCCGAACCTTCGCCGGAAGAGATGGAAGAGATCCTGCGGGAGATGCACAAGTATGGCCCGGAGGATATCTACCACTGCTCCTCCTGCGGATACAACGACTGCTACGCCATGGCAAAGGCGATTTTCAACGGCATCAACCGCCCTCAAAACTGCCACTTCTTCCAGAAAAAAGAGATCAACCGCCTCCACGACGATCAGAAACGGACCATGGAGGAGATGATCGAGCAGCAAAAGGAGTACGTGCGGCAGCGCACACGGTCCATTCAGAGCCTGCTCGATTTCTCGGGCCAGGGGTTCCTCTCGTTCGGGTCGGACCTGCGGGTCCGCCCGGAGTACTCCCGGGAGTGTCACGAGATTTTCGGGAAGGAGATCGAGGGAGAGAATCTGGCTGCGCTCCTCTACGATAACAGCCGGGACCGGGAGGATCTTGCCGACGCCCTGGCGCTGATCTTCAACGGGGCCTCCACGGCCGATGTTGTTTTTGGTCTTCTGGACAAAGAGCTGGTGATCCGGGAGAAGCAGATCGAGATTGATTATCGTGCAATCGATCACACAGTGATCATGTGCTCCCTGGTGGACGTGACAGAACAACGGATGCTGGAAGAACAGATTACCCGGGTAAACCAGCTTCGGGAGATGCTCCTGGCGGTGGTAATTAACAGGGATCAGTTTGCCGCCCTGGTTCGGGAAGCAGACCGACTCTTTGAACTTCTGAACGCCCTGGTTGCCCGGGGGCTGGATCAGGCACCGCACCACGCTCTGGAAGGAGCACTGCGGGAGGTTCACACCTTCAAGGCCAACGCGGCCTATTTGAAACTCCGGAAAACCGAAGCCGCAGCCCACGCCCTGGAAGATGCCCTGAACGATTTCATGATCCTCGCCGACGCGCCGTCGGTCCAGGAAGGGCTGGAGGAGCTATCGGGGCAGTACCGGCAGGAGCTCTTTATGGTGAAGGAAAACCTGGGGGCTGAATGGATCGCTCCCGATGAAACCCTGGTCATTCCCCGGCTCCAGCTTCTGGAACTGGAGCACCAGCTACAGGAAGGAGAACTCCACCCGGGGGTTCTGGCCGATCACCTGAGGAAACTCCAGATGGTCCCCTTTGCTCCCCTGGTGGACCGGTTGCGACGGCTTGCCCAGGATCTGGCCTCGGGCCGGGGAAAGCGACTGGCAGATCTTCAGTTTCAGGGGGACAATTTCCTGCTGGACCGGGAAAACTACGAAGCCCTCTCCCACGCCGCCACGCATCTCCTGCGCAACATGGTGGATCACGGTATCGAGCGGCCTCATCAGCGGGAGCGGGCCGGAAAGCCCGCCCAGGGCCAGATCACCCTGGGCTGCACTGTGGAGAAGGGGGCCGTCTCGCTCTCTTTTGAGGATGATGGTGCCGGGTTCGACATAGAGGCGATCGGGAAGATCGCCCGGGAAAAGGGGTTGATCCAGGCCGATGCACAGCTCGATACCACGAACCTGCTGAAATTGGTCTTCAGCAGTGGCTTTTCCACGGCTGGCCAGGTTTCGGCGGTGTCGGGCCGCGGTGTGGGGCTGGCTGCGGTGAAGGAGGAAGTAAAGGGCTTGGGAGGCCGGTTGTTTCTCAAGACCCGCCTCGGAAAAGGATCGCGATTTACCATCGTAATACCACTCCAGAAAGGAGTTCAGGAGGCATCATGA
- a CDS encoding uracil-xanthine permease family protein: MSDNSNRPDPGQEKDYDLEFREGRDISGRFSTPQKVLIGLQHTMAMLGATVLVPVITGLNVSATLFAVGVGTLIFHFFTKGRVPGFLGSSFAFIAPLLIAAETLSLQHAQAGIIGAGIVYVLVGLLVQWIGPERVAKVFPPIVTGPVIMVIGLGLAPVAMGMAGGHWGVAVLTLLAAVGITMFGKGIIKVVPILGGLVIGYIAATFLGLVDFSGIAQASFIGLPGFTLPKFSPQVLLIVTPAAIVSVIEHIGDILAIGNTIDRDMKTDPGIAPTLYGGGVATIISGLLGGPSLTTYGENIGVLAITRVHATFVVSMGAIWAIVMAFIPKVEALIQSIPGPVIGGVSILLYGMIAGVGIRTLIEGKVSLIKPRNLIIASVILVIGVGGVAFTVVEGLELSAMVLAAVTGIILNQVLPQEA, encoded by the coding sequence ATGTCCGATAATTCGAATCGACCTGATCCCGGCCAGGAAAAAGACTACGACCTTGAGTTCCGCGAGGGGAGAGACATCTCCGGCCGCTTTTCCACACCCCAGAAGGTACTGATCGGCCTTCAGCACACCATGGCCATGCTGGGCGCCACCGTTCTGGTTCCGGTTATCACCGGTTTGAACGTATCGGCCACCCTTTTTGCCGTTGGTGTGGGTACCCTGATCTTCCATTTCTTCACCAAGGGTCGCGTCCCCGGTTTTCTGGGGTCCTCCTTCGCCTTCATTGCTCCCCTGCTTATCGCTGCCGAGACCTTGAGTCTGCAGCATGCCCAGGCGGGTATCATCGGTGCCGGTATTGTCTACGTCCTGGTGGGGCTCCTGGTTCAGTGGATTGGTCCCGAGCGGGTGGCCAAGGTTTTTCCGCCCATCGTTACCGGGCCGGTCATTATGGTTATCGGACTGGGCCTTGCTCCTGTGGCAATGGGCATGGCCGGTGGTCACTGGGGAGTTGCTGTTCTCACCCTCCTCGCCGCCGTGGGAATCACCATGTTCGGCAAGGGAATCATCAAGGTTGTTCCCATTCTGGGTGGTCTGGTTATCGGGTATATCGCCGCCACTTTTCTGGGGCTGGTTGATTTCAGCGGCATCGCCCAGGCTTCCTTTATCGGGCTTCCCGGCTTTACCCTGCCCAAGTTCAGCCCCCAGGTGCTCCTGATCGTCACCCCTGCGGCGATCGTCTCCGTTATCGAGCATATCGGTGATATCCTGGCTATCGGGAATACCATTGATCGCGATATGAAGACCGATCCCGGTATTGCCCCCACTCTCTACGGAGGCGGTGTGGCCACGATTATCTCGGGTCTGCTCGGTGGTCCCTCGCTCACAACCTACGGCGAGAACATTGGTGTTCTGGCGATCACCCGTGTGCACGCTACCTTTGTGGTGAGTATGGGTGCAATCTGGGCTATCGTTATGGCCTTTATCCCCAAGGTTGAGGCTCTCATTCAGTCGATTCCCGGGCCTGTTATCGGGGGTGTGTCGATCCTGCTCTACGGTATGATCGCCGGGGTTGGTATCCGCACGCTTATCGAGGGCAAGGTGAGTCTTATCAAGCCGCGCAACCTGATTATTGCCAGCGTGATCCTGGTTATCGGCGTGGGCGGCGTGGCTTTCACCGTTGTGGAAGGGCTGGAGCTGAGCGCTATGGTTCTTGCTGCCGTTACCGGTATTATCCTGAACCAGGTTCTTCCCCAGGAGGCGTAA
- a CDS encoding chemotaxis protein CheX — translation MKAEYANVFITSAVTVFQKELGIKMTRESLVRKEAPLPGLPVSIVIGITGSVRGQVVYSLDQSFAQDIAHVMMPNKLPSELRKLVNSAVGEIANMVTGQASIKLAGQDNIIHITPPAVFTGSDLQVDFLEVPTICLRLLSEMGVLEINIGILGSQEEQ, via the coding sequence ATGAAAGCTGAGTACGCCAATGTCTTTATCACCAGCGCCGTCACGGTATTCCAGAAGGAACTGGGGATAAAAATGACCCGGGAGAGCCTGGTCCGCAAGGAGGCACCCCTGCCGGGCCTGCCCGTTTCCATCGTGATCGGGATAACCGGCTCGGTGCGGGGCCAGGTGGTCTATTCCCTGGACCAGAGTTTCGCCCAGGATATCGCCCACGTGATGATGCCCAACAAGCTTCCCAGCGAACTGCGAAAGCTTGTGAACAGCGCCGTGGGGGAGATCGCCAATATGGTGACCGGCCAGGCCAGCATCAAGCTTGCCGGGCAGGACAACATCATTCACATCACACCGCCGGCGGTTTTTACCGGATCGGATCTGCAGGTTGATTTTCTTGAGGTGCCCACGATCTGTCTCCGTCTTCTTTCGGAGATGGGGGTTCTGGAGATCAACATCGGTATTCTGGGTAGTCAGGAGGAACAATGA
- a CDS encoding alpha/beta fold hydrolase, which yields MLIGTPGSSQDTTSGQGSSPRLKALVRAVADGTEEFERLSRELLPLLQSTSELPAHIALELSTALIELEADSSADDQLYALVNNHGAAALALARSGQILAANAPASALFGLAIGDGLSALQISRDDFDRFARRLATAPGASLIKAFRATPASRNLPVLFSGTYSPGYQAFLLRALQNYWPDSVDHALAELFGLSASEREVLRGLSWGQTSEQIAAQRFRSTGTVRQQVKSILQKLGADTQLEAATMAAAAAATAAAHEEPGGGTSGPLPQNSREFPLELGSFLRDGRPVGYRRFGDPSGKTVILFHGPSFGAGEYAADRRWARENRLDIHAVERPGYGRTQVPSKDEDILSCHIRDLQAYLGQSAITPVALLAHEVGLIPALAWLHRYPGHLRCLLGVSAAPPFRELEQINAMPEHQAIFLQAARQAPWLARLMTRLLTIRTRRLGVERWTDVIFKGLEPDAAVMKRPGLRSGIIGSYSFYLNQLGAGFELDLRMMLDDWSPLVSGLPMPTLLMHGDHNPTTPLNYLEIFRRLNPAVCIEPVDGAGLTLAVSHPELIYRRLAGLLEIRG from the coding sequence ATGCTTATCGGGACCCCGGGATCTTCGCAGGACACCACCTCCGGACAGGGGAGTTCACCACGCCTTAAGGCGCTGGTGCGCGCCGTGGCTGACGGTACGGAAGAGTTCGAGCGCCTCTCGCGTGAGCTGCTGCCGCTCCTGCAAAGCACCAGCGAGTTGCCGGCCCATATCGCGCTTGAGCTCTCCACCGCGCTCATAGAGCTGGAGGCAGATAGCTCAGCAGATGATCAGTTGTACGCCCTGGTGAACAATCACGGTGCTGCAGCACTGGCACTGGCCAGGTCCGGTCAGATCCTGGCGGCCAACGCCCCGGCATCGGCCTTGTTCGGCCTCGCAATTGGCGACGGCTTAAGCGCCCTGCAGATTAGCAGAGACGATTTCGACCGCTTTGCCCGGCGTCTTGCAACAGCACCCGGGGCGAGCCTTATTAAGGCCTTCCGCGCCACACCAGCCTCACGCAACCTTCCGGTCCTCTTTTCCGGCACCTACAGCCCCGGATATCAGGCTTTTCTCCTCAGGGCACTCCAGAACTACTGGCCCGATTCGGTGGATCACGCCCTGGCGGAGCTCTTTGGCCTCTCGGCGAGCGAGCGTGAAGTTCTCAGGGGCCTCTCCTGGGGACAGACAAGCGAACAGATTGCGGCACAGCGCTTCCGCTCTACCGGGACAGTACGGCAGCAGGTCAAGAGCATTTTGCAGAAACTTGGAGCAGACACCCAGCTGGAGGCCGCAACCATGGCGGCTGCAGCCGCTGCTACCGCTGCGGCCCACGAAGAGCCGGGGGGCGGCACCAGTGGCCCCTTGCCCCAAAACTCCCGGGAGTTCCCCCTGGAGCTGGGCAGTTTTCTCCGCGACGGCCGGCCTGTGGGGTACCGCCGCTTTGGCGACCCCTCCGGAAAGACGGTCATCCTCTTTCATGGCCCCTCCTTCGGTGCCGGTGAGTATGCTGCGGACAGACGGTGGGCCCGCGAAAACCGCCTGGATATCCATGCTGTGGAACGACCCGGTTACGGACGAACCCAGGTTCCTTCCAAAGACGAGGATATCCTGAGCTGTCATATCAGGGATCTTCAGGCGTATCTCGGGCAGTCAGCAATCACGCCGGTGGCTCTTCTGGCACATGAAGTGGGCCTCATCCCGGCTCTCGCGTGGCTTCACCGATACCCCGGACACCTGCGCTGCCTTCTCGGGGTGTCCGCAGCCCCCCCTTTCAGGGAACTGGAGCAGATTAATGCCATGCCGGAGCACCAGGCGATCTTCCTTCAGGCAGCGCGGCAGGCTCCGTGGCTGGCCCGTCTCATGACCAGGCTCCTCACCATCCGCACCCGGCGCCTGGGCGTAGAGCGCTGGACCGATGTTATCTTCAAGGGGCTGGAACCGGACGCAGCCGTAATGAAACGTCCTGGTCTTCGTTCCGGCATCATTGGAAGCTACAGCTTCTACCTCAATCAACTCGGGGCCGGGTTCGAGCTGGATCTGCGCATGATGCTGGACGATTGGAGCCCCCTTGTTTCCGGTTTACCGATGCCCACGCTTCTCATGCACGGTGATCACAACCCCACAACTCCTCTCAACTACCTGGAAATCTTCCGGAGGCTCAACCCCGCCGTCTGCATAGAACCGGTCGACGGCGCGGGGCTCACACTGGCCGTCTCGCATCCGGAGCTGATTTACCGGCGGCTTGCCGGGTTGCTCGAAATCCGGGGGTAA
- a CDS encoding HTH domain-containing protein: MEDRFPLILQLLSGETDYITIERIAEITGAGVRTIHRDIERLERSLALRGIRLERRRGYGVRLIDALPGDFSPGVADHPARAGVASRRPFLILLYLIASGRWIKISELAHSLMVSDSSVSSDLSVLEPHLAPGVGIGRQKGVGVRLECDEYRARMLFLSVFPRIFPRNLVVRETKRGDYGRVKQERTAAGRLLSSLGIYNPAGQIMRGIAAAEESCGFRFAPSFSSLVYGYMYVVRRRLPELGPVTGIPQSQIETPQLFLDAARIAATAAFGDMLGGPTPGGEIEVLGRLLSAAEAAEIPDIEVSVVTGSIGPGVDAVLERTLTAVEQREHLWLHDDRSLLNYLRMSIAAAVRRVSLGIPRWSEFSNADLVELEQLPNERDDYGLLLDEVLREFGGMLSGAPHLRALLANELGEAGFALSAKLSGLRRRRSADLRVKIMCYEGLGMSSYLAAITRELLPPGALVDTRWAGRLQAEEISTGYDLVISTFPVEIGDTPGIVVTGDTSPQQLRETIAEAVRGLGRRVISPKSSDTPGPASPPGPPKGSGAFDSAALSLPTIMNMVYGFFVAELPANADATVVAVEYLTRRGDCDPQQLQADFERRESYGSLVFEEYNIQILHCRSKGVPEPRAGVLRCGATLPTVLVLVAPPSTPAPQTQVLSELVVALSDHPGFAHHLIHSDRAEIQTALLSLFGRRALLP; this comes from the coding sequence ATGGAGGACCGGTTTCCGCTCATTCTGCAGCTGCTCTCTGGCGAAACGGACTACATCACCATTGAGCGGATTGCCGAAATAACCGGCGCCGGGGTGCGAACCATTCACCGTGATATCGAGCGTCTGGAAAGAAGCCTTGCGCTACGCGGGATCCGTCTCGAGCGGCGGCGCGGGTACGGCGTGCGGCTGATTGATGCGCTTCCGGGTGATTTCTCGCCGGGCGTTGCAGATCATCCAGCTCGCGCCGGTGTCGCAAGTCGGCGCCCCTTCCTTATCCTTCTATATCTGATCGCCTCGGGAAGATGGATCAAGATCTCGGAACTTGCGCACTCGCTTATGGTCAGTGACTCCTCGGTTAGTTCCGACCTCTCTGTTCTGGAGCCACACTTGGCCCCCGGTGTCGGTATCGGACGCCAGAAGGGTGTGGGCGTTCGGCTGGAGTGTGACGAGTATCGGGCGCGAATGCTCTTTCTTTCCGTCTTTCCCCGGATATTCCCGCGCAACCTGGTCGTGCGGGAGACGAAACGGGGGGATTATGGGAGGGTAAAACAGGAACGAACAGCGGCCGGGCGTTTGCTTTCATCCCTGGGGATATACAACCCTGCGGGACAAATCATGCGGGGAATCGCAGCTGCGGAAGAGTCCTGCGGATTTCGATTTGCCCCCTCCTTCTCCAGCCTCGTGTACGGTTACATGTATGTCGTCAGACGCAGGCTCCCGGAGTTGGGACCTGTAACAGGGATCCCGCAATCTCAGATAGAAACCCCGCAACTTTTTCTTGATGCAGCCAGGATTGCGGCGACCGCCGCCTTTGGGGATATGCTGGGAGGACCGACCCCCGGTGGCGAAATTGAGGTTCTCGGCCGCCTTCTTTCAGCTGCTGAGGCTGCCGAGATCCCGGACATCGAGGTAAGTGTGGTGACCGGGAGCATAGGTCCCGGTGTGGATGCGGTCCTGGAACGGACACTTACCGCCGTAGAGCAACGTGAACACCTCTGGTTACACGACGACCGCTCGCTGTTGAACTATCTGCGCATGAGTATTGCGGCGGCTGTGCGGCGTGTTTCCCTGGGCATACCTCGATGGAGCGAGTTTTCCAATGCTGATTTGGTCGAGCTGGAACAGTTACCAAACGAGCGGGATGACTATGGATTGCTCCTGGATGAGGTGCTCCGTGAGTTTGGCGGGATGCTCTCCGGGGCGCCGCACCTTCGCGCTTTGCTGGCTAACGAACTAGGCGAGGCCGGGTTCGCCTTATCTGCGAAACTCTCGGGACTTCGCCGGAGGCGTTCGGCGGATCTCCGGGTGAAGATCATGTGTTACGAAGGGTTGGGAATGTCGTCGTATCTGGCCGCTATCACTCGTGAGCTCTTACCTCCGGGTGCTCTCGTTGATACCCGCTGGGCGGGCCGCCTGCAAGCTGAAGAAATCTCGACCGGATATGATCTGGTGATCTCCACTTTTCCTGTAGAGATCGGTGACACTCCAGGTATTGTTGTGACCGGTGATACATCCCCGCAACAGCTTCGGGAGACCATAGCAGAAGCGGTGCGCGGGCTTGGCCGTCGGGTGATATCCCCGAAATCATCTGACACCCCCGGACCCGCATCTCCCCCGGGGCCACCCAAGGGCAGTGGCGCTTTTGATTCGGCGGCGCTCTCGCTGCCAACCATCATGAACATGGTTTACGGATTCTTCGTGGCGGAGTTGCCGGCAAATGCTGATGCAACTGTGGTTGCCGTTGAATATCTTACCCGTCGGGGAGATTGCGATCCACAACAACTCCAGGCGGATTTCGAACGGCGCGAGTCCTACGGGAGTCTCGTTTTCGAGGAGTATAATATTCAAATACTGCACTGTAGATCGAAGGGCGTCCCGGAACCCCGGGCAGGCGTACTACGGTGCGGGGCGACTCTTCCGACCGTGCTGGTCCTTGTGGCACCGCCATCAACTCCTGCGCCACAGACGCAGGTCCTGTCCGAGTTGGTAGTCGCGCTGAGCGATCACCCGGGGTTCGCTCACCATCTCATCCACAGTGATCGTGCGGAGATCCAGACAGCGCTTTTGAGCCTCTTCGGTCGTCGGGCTCTGCTTCCCTGA
- a CDS encoding InlB B-repeat-containing protein: protein MTTGRFQQTGHAMVRYLIPATIVLAAVLAGCANPMGSSTRSGGTTDLVGDVAPTPITITFVLDTDAGEGMTLSTSHSAPAPIAATAGVPLRLDQGIGFTATGPGPGGGALTYHASGWSTEPYSSQYERIMNPSSSEPDDGWYLPGFEATFNENTTLYIRWLPEFDNIAAQVTFVEPGTGTRTVDGPVMHLRDVLPFERTAYFQDALSAPWTVSSNQRVWEWKSETVSYSRNANSPPAGTPAVWQFVFNNGGEYLATFAANGSGPVAGLRPVSITYTPRQVYTITFDANGGTMSSGVVTRDAFADIPIANNVGWWGMSSETQLPEPTRGNLTFANDWFFDPDYSGDDWFTNATADTTLYAQWQTGITFDPNGGSLAGLSQHVQTTILTNVTADGVAMVIEAPGISTARAQHDVFGGWFTEQGDAPEFFVSNKVSTGANSSDSFTIDSVTGPLTLYAGWIPQYEIGEVLPGNQGIIFHILGGSEPQRTQPQSNELVEASITNESTNWRFLAVAPVEEPEDTVQNPNPNPGWLSSGTDWQTVFTTDPGSGNAAHGKFDLLKTLDVLGGGRPSTAEIIAWAGSGHGSETVARQARESDIGGLKPTTITDLNAVWYLPSASELIEIANARNSAGTSVWEIAGMRFGSGATRQYWTSTTYNGGYGHGDMNGNAFFVHVSDSASVTPQAGTRSRSNGGTNSPRVRPVRRF, encoded by the coding sequence ATGACCACAGGAAGATTTCAGCAGACAGGACACGCCATGGTGCGCTATCTCATCCCGGCAACGATCGTTCTTGCTGCAGTTCTGGCTGGATGCGCCAACCCCATGGGCTCCAGCACACGTTCCGGAGGGACGACTGATCTTGTAGGGGATGTGGCGCCAACACCCATCACCATAACCTTTGTGCTGGATACGGATGCCGGCGAGGGTATGACACTTTCTACCAGCCACTCTGCCCCGGCACCCATTGCGGCAACCGCCGGCGTTCCCCTTCGGCTTGATCAGGGGATCGGCTTTACGGCAACAGGGCCTGGTCCGGGAGGGGGGGCATTGACCTACCATGCTTCGGGCTGGTCGACAGAGCCCTATAGTTCACAGTATGAACGCATAATGAATCCAAGCTCTTCAGAGCCCGATGATGGCTGGTATCTTCCAGGCTTCGAGGCGACCTTTAACGAAAATACTACCCTCTATATCCGCTGGCTGCCGGAGTTTGACAACATTGCCGCGCAGGTGACCTTTGTCGAACCAGGAACCGGAACGAGGACGGTTGATGGACCAGTGATGCACCTTCGTGACGTACTTCCCTTTGAGCGCACGGCCTACTTTCAGGATGCCCTTTCGGCTCCGTGGACGGTGAGCTCCAACCAGCGCGTCTGGGAATGGAAAAGTGAAACCGTTTCCTACTCCAGAAACGCCAATAGCCCCCCTGCCGGGACTCCCGCAGTGTGGCAGTTTGTGTTCAATAATGGAGGTGAATATTTAGCAACCTTCGCTGCCAACGGGTCTGGTCCAGTTGCGGGTCTGCGCCCAGTGAGCATTACCTACACGCCACGACAGGTGTACACCATAACCTTCGATGCCAACGGTGGAACCATGTCCAGTGGTGTGGTAACTCGCGACGCATTTGCTGATATACCGATTGCCAACAACGTTGGCTGGTGGGGCATGAGCAGTGAGACACAGCTACCTGAACCCACGCGGGGTAACCTGACCTTCGCCAACGACTGGTTTTTCGATCCAGATTACAGCGGAGACGACTGGTTTACCAATGCTACAGCAGATACCACTCTGTACGCCCAGTGGCAGACGGGAATTACGTTCGATCCCAATGGAGGTTCTCTGGCTGGCCTTTCTCAGCACGTTCAAACTACGATTCTTACGAATGTGACCGCCGACGGCGTAGCCATGGTTATTGAGGCTCCGGGGATTAGTACAGCTCGCGCCCAGCACGACGTTTTTGGTGGCTGGTTTACCGAGCAGGGTGATGCACCGGAATTCTTTGTCTCGAACAAGGTTTCCACTGGAGCAAATAGCTCGGATTCGTTCACCATCGACTCTGTGACGGGACCTCTGACACTGTATGCTGGCTGGATTCCGCAGTATGAAATTGGTGAAGTACTGCCAGGCAATCAAGGCATTATCTTCCATATCCTTGGGGGCAGCGAGCCTCAGAGAACACAGCCCCAAAGCAATGAGCTTGTTGAAGCGTCTATCACAAATGAAAGCACAAACTGGCGTTTTCTTGCTGTGGCACCAGTCGAAGAACCTGAGGATACGGTCCAGAACCCAAATCCTAATCCGGGTTGGTTATCATCAGGAACAGATTGGCAAACCGTTTTTACTACAGACCCTGGGTCAGGCAACGCAGCCCATGGAAAGTTCGACCTCCTTAAGACGCTCGATGTGTTAGGCGGTGGCCGACCTTCCACGGCAGAAATCATCGCTTGGGCAGGTTCTGGTCATGGTAGTGAGACGGTAGCAAGACAAGCACGAGAATCAGACATTGGGGGACTCAAACCAACCACTATTACAGATCTGAATGCGGTCTGGTACTTGCCATCAGCGTCCGAGTTAATTGAAATAGCAAATGCCCGCAATTCTGCGGGAACATCAGTATGGGAAATCGCAGGAATGAGATTCGGTTCTGGCGCAACTCGCCAATACTGGACTTCTACCACGTATAATGGCGGATATGGACATGGAGACATGAACGGTAATGCCTTTTTCGTTCATGTGTCTGACTCAGCATCCGTGACACCTCAGGCAGGAACCAGATCGCGGAGCAATGGCGGTACTAACAGTCCGCGAGTCCGCCCCGTCCGCCGCTTCTGA